The genomic interval ATTCTGCTTACTCCCATTAATTTTATCAAAACATCCTATTTAGTCATTGCGTGCTCTACTTTAATACAACGATCCATGATTACCGTGTACCCTTTATCCTTTAAATGATTAAACGTTTCTTCATGTACTAGTCCTAATTGTGCCCAAAAAATATCTGCATCTATTTTTTCAAACTCTTCTGCAACCTCAGGCAAATACTCAGATCTTCTAAACACATTGACAATATCAACATGCCCTTCAATGTCTGTTAATTTTTTAACTGCTTTAACGCCGAACACTTCATCTACTGTTGGATTAACAGGAATGATTTCAAAACCTGCATTTTTCATTGCTTCTGACACCATATAAGAGGTTCGTGATGGGTTATCACTTAAACCTACTACTGCAATTCTCTTTGCCTTCTTTAAAATAGCACCAATTTCTTCTCGACTTGGATTATTAATAGC from Niallia sp. FSL W8-0635 carries:
- a CDS encoding CoA-binding protein is translated as MAINNPSREEIGAILKKAKRIAVVGLSDNPSRTSYMVSEAMKNAGFEIIPVNPTVDEVFGVKAVKKLTDIEGHVDIVNVFRRSEYLPEVAEEFEKIDADIFWAQLGLVHEETFNHLKDKGYTVIMDRCIKVEHAMTK